One Fusarium musae strain F31 chromosome 6, whole genome shotgun sequence DNA segment encodes these proteins:
- a CDS encoding hypothetical protein (EggNog:ENOG41) yields MTGALATPRYSNDDFETASIRSAAPSYGSGTSTPRQQTIGLPPVPALPLRSQPNLNNFRIATWSSVSSNPNARHYQNVANRRLTAQRDPVDSLRRVMTDVSEQEQERYITRPLEDPYLVGEVAAARARTERLARESGDDILLREDRQWDWFLARMRDSDERQRNWTPTNPYRREVEAGSRKKLLRRFGGRRLL; encoded by the exons ATGACGGGCGCTCTCGCAACTCCACGCTATAGTAACGACGACTTCGAGACAGCTTCTATTCGCTCTGCTGCTCCTTCTTATG GGAGCGGTACCTCAACTCCACGCCAGCAGACTATCGGCTTGCCTCCAGTACCTGCTCTTCCCCTGCGATCGCAGCCGAACCTGAACAATTTTCGTATCGCGACATGGTCCTCCGTCTCTAGCAACCCCAACGCCCGACACTACCAGAATGTCGCGAACCGGCGACTGACTGCTCAGCGAGATCCCGTAGACAGCCTTCGTCGAGTCATGACCGATGTTAGCgagcaagaacaagagcgGTACATAACCAGACCGTTAGAAGATCCCTATCTGGTTGGCGAGGTGGCTGCCGCCCGTGCTCGCACAGAGCGACTTGCACGAGAGTCAGGGGATGATATTCTTCTGCGAGAGGATCGCCAGTGGGACTGGTTCTTAg CTCGAATGAGAGACTCGGATGAGAGACAGCGGAACTGGACTCCGACAAACCCATACAGGCGTGAGGTGGAGGCTGGGAGCCGAAAGAAGCTCCTTCGCCGTTTTGGAGGACGACGCTTGCTATGA
- a CDS encoding hypothetical protein (EggNog:ENOG41) produces the protein MSNYGYDPRGAPQRPPQRGYGDDNNYGQRDAAFSNIFGAAPPPGRSQTMTSSSSMPQNMMDPGRTQTMSSMSSGMQRQPPPRAPPGHYGDPAAGRTRTMDSNSMMGNGYYPSQRSASGGQMPSHYMQQQQQHQQQRRPYPGPGGPPPPRMEQRGPPPPQAPGARTPAQRFYQGGPAPSMNNDPYRSQSLASAPRQPMYHPPPSAYQQAPANHLRQAPYAQQNSARTTAQGRIVPERHEDRTMSLTGNYQPQSMDAHQTMSGRVIPNRRAPTELPTTNGYPNSMPHAPGAQTRTSSMVSSNGAGDYSRTMSMASTVAPTITPSESDASTLVQRPTRSKSIESERPPTATKIRPPLVYPALLSRVGECFRRKIIVGDRTKNELTYKNAFSGSEAVDVLSYIIRTTDRNLALLLGRALDAQKFFHDVTYEHRLRDSQSEMYQFRETLMDEPEDKPAVNGVFVLLSECYSPTCTRDQLCYSIACPRRLEQVSRLNLKINPGLRKEDAVNAVDDEGDQTDEQKLWINSVPKEVAEKVDEREKKRQEVISEICYTERDFVKDLEYLRDFWILPLRSKASPVPVQRREKVVKTIFSNIIDHPSIHTVSSRFASGLTTRQQKEPIVHNIGDIFLEYVPQFEPFILYGSKQLEGKFEFENERSVNPYFGKFVDEIERRKESRKLELNGYLTKPTTRLARYPLLLENVLKYTEDGNPDKEDIPKVLVMIRDILGRVNAESGKAENRFNLRRLHEQLRFRPNERVDLRLTEEGREMVFKCQFKKSPTDPAEITAFLFDHAVLLVRIKQTGKTEEIKAYRRPIPLELLAIREMDEVIPKDGNMKRTSSSLIPSIRNNANDPARKEGWPITFRHLGKAGYELTLYASNQAARQKWLEFIHTAQERLRSRADFFNTTVISSKFFAGTNRVNCVTPFDGGRKLLYGTDNGVYLSDRKVKDQVPRRVLETASVTQIDILEEYQLLLVLSNKTLQSYPVSALNPDEPALSRRPKKIQNHCSFFKTGICLGRHLVCCVKSSALSTTIKVFEPNDAMTKAKKQKGIGKFMSGGHDELKPFKEFYIPTESSSVHFLKSKLCVACARGFEVVSLETLETQSLLDQADTSLDFVARKEGVRPIHIERLNGEFLLNYSEFSFFVNRNGWRARPEWRIDWEGTPQSFALSYPWILAFEPNFIELRNMENGAVHIVPRKNIRMLHSSTHEILFAHEDDKGDDVVEAIDFWKSNRKSELLGS, from the exons ATGTCGAACTACGGTTACGATCCTCGAGGAGCTCCTCAAAGACCGCCGCAGAGGGGCTACGGCGACGACAACAATTACGGTCAACGAGATGCTGCATTCTCCAACATCTTCGGCGCGGCTCCGCCTCCTGGCCGATCCCAAACGATGACTTCGTCCTCTTCGATGCCTCAAAACATGATGGATCCCGGTCGCACTCAGACTATGTCTTCAATGTCCTCTGGTATGCAACGGCAGCCACCGCCTCGTGCTCCCCCAGGACACTATGGGGACCCAGCAGCTGGCAGGACTCGGACAATGGATAGCAATAGCATGATGGGGAATGGCTACTATCCAAGTCAACGCTCAGCATCGGGTGGTCAAATGCCATCTCACTatatgcagcagcagcaacaacatcaacaacaacgacgTCCATATCCTGGCCCTGGAGGACCTCCACCTCCTCGAATGGAGCAAAGGGGTCCGCCGCCTCCGCAAGCTCCTGGTGCAAGGACTCCCGCCCAGCGATTCTATCAGGGAGGACCGGCACCTTCAATGAACAATGACCCTTATCGCTCGCAGTCACTCGCTTCTGCTCCTCGCCAGCCAATGTATCACCCTCCTCCTAGCGCCTATCAGCAAGCACCAGCAAACCACCTTCGACAAGCCCCGTACGCGCAGCAGAACTCGGCGAGGACGACCGCTCAAGGGCGAATTGTGCCGGAACGTCATGAAGACCGCACCATGTCGCTGACTGGCAATTACCAACCCCAGAGCATGGACGCCCACCAGACCATGAGCGGTCGAGTCATCCCTAACCGACGAGCACCTACCGAGCTGCCGACCACCAACGGTTATCCTAATTCGATGCCTCACGCTCCAGGAGCACAAACTCGAACATCTAGCATGGTTTCGTCCAATGGTGCTGGCGATTATAGTAGGACAATGTCGATGGCCTCTACCGTGGCTCCAACCATCACCCCTTCCGAGTCTGATGCTTCTACTTTGGTCCAGCGACCAACCAGAAGCAAGTCTATCGAGAGCGAGCGCCCACCGACTGCCACGAAGATTCGACCACCCCTCGTATATCCAGCCCTACTGTCTCGAGTCGGAGAGTGCTTCCGTCGCAAGATTATTGTTGGTGACCGGACCAAGAACGAGCTGACATACAAGAATGCTTTCAGCGGTTCTGAGGCTGTCGATGTCTTGTCATATATTATTAGGACTACTGATCGCaaccttgcccttcttcttggccgagCTCTGGATGCCCAGAAGTTTTTCCACGATGTCACATACGAACACCGTTTACGAGACTCCCAATCAGAGATGTACCAGTTCAGGGAGACATTGATGGATGAGCCAGAAGATAAGCCCGCAGTTAATGGTGTCTTTGTCCTACTTTCCGAATGCTATTCCCCAACCTGTACCAGGGATCAACTTTGTTATTCAATTGCCTGCCCTCGACGATTGGAGCAGGTTTCGAGACTGAATCTTAAGATCAACCCTGGATTACGAAAGGAGGATGCTGTTAATGCTGTCGATGACGAAGGTGATCAGACAGACGAACAAAAACTCTGGATTAACTCCGTTCCCAAGgaagttgctgagaaggtcGATGAgcgggagaagaagaggcaggAAGTTATTTCGGAGATCTGTTATACCGAGCGAGATTTCGTTAAGGATTTGGAATATTTACGAGACTTCTGGATTCTGCCTTTACGATCAAAGGCTTCCCCAGTTCCTGTTCAGCGTCGCGAAAAGGTTGTCAAAACCATTttcagcaacatcatcgacCACCCCAGTATTCATACTGTCAGCTCCCGGTTTGCGTCTGGACTCACAACTCGACAACAAAAGGAACCTATTGTCCATAATATCGGTGACATTTTCCTTGAGTATGTGCCCCAGTTCGAGCCCTTCATTCTGTACGGTTCAAAGCAGTTGGAAGGAAAGTTTGAATTCGAGAATGAGAGATCAGTCAACCCCTACTTCGGCAAATTCGTAGACGAGATTGAAAGGCGCAAGGAGTCGAGGAAACTGGAGTTGAATGGTTATCTGACCAAGCCTACGACCCGTCTGGCACGATACCCCCTACTTTTGGAGAACGTCTTGAAATACACAGAAGATGGCAACCCTGATAAGGAGGACATTCCTAAGGTTCTGGTTATGATTCGAGATATTCTTGGCAGAGTCAACGCAGAGTCTGGAAAGGCTGAGAACCGATTTAATCTCAGGAGGCTTCACGAGCAGCTTCGTTTCAGACCCAATGAGAGGGTTGATCTTCGACTCACAGAAGAGGGACGTGAAATGGTCTTCAAATGCCAGTTCAAGAAGTCGCCCACGGATCCTGCAGAAATTACGGCCTTCCTCTTTGATCACGCCGTCCTTCTTGTTCGCATCAAGCAGACTGGCAAAactgaggagatcaaggcaTACCGACGACCCATTCCTCTGGAGCTTCTCGCAATCAGGGAAATGGACGAAGTGATTCCCAAGGATGGCAATATGAAGCGTACCTCGTCGAGCCTGATTCCTTCAATCCGGAACAACGCCAACGACCCAGCGAGAAAGGAAGGCTGGCCGATCACCTTCCGCCATCTGGGTAAAGCAGGCTACGAGCTGACGCTTTATGCGTCTAACCAAGCTGCTCGTCAAAAGTGGCTTGAGTTTATCCATACTGCACAGGAACGTCTTCGATCCCGTgccgacttcttcaacacaACCGTCATCTCAAGCAAGTTCTTTGCCGGTACCAACCGTGTTAACTGTGTCACGCCATTTG ATGGCGGGCGTAAACTCTTGTACGGTACTGACAATGGTGTTTACCTGTCGGACCGCAAGGTGAAGGATCAAGTGCCTCGTAGGGTATTGGAGACTGCAAGCGTTACTCAGATTGATATTCTGGAGGAGTACCAACTACTCTTAGTCTTGTCTAACAAAACACTCCAGTCTTACCCAGTTTCTGCCCTCAACCCTGATGAGCCCGCATTGTCCAGAAGGCCCAAAAAGATCCAGAACCATTGCAGTTTCTTCAAGACGGGCATCTGCTTGGGCAGACATCTGGTGTGCTGCGTCAAGTCATCTGCCCTATCTACTACGATCAAGGTCTTTGAGCCTAATGATGCTAtgaccaaggccaagaagcagaagggTATCGGTAAATTCATGAGCGGCGGtcatgatgagctcaagccatTCAAGGAGTTCTACATTCCCACCGAATCTTCGTCCGTTCACTTCCTCAAGTCCAAGCTCTGCGTCGCCTGCGCTCGAGGTTTCGAGGTCGTTTCTCTCGAAACCCTGGAAACACAATCATTGCTCGACCAGGCCGATACATCACTTGACTTTGTGGCTCGCAAAGAAGGAGTTAGGCCAATCCACATTGAACGACTTAACGGAGAGTTCTTGCTCAACTATTCGGAATTCTCCTTCTTTGTTAACCGCAACGGCTGGAGGGCCCGGCCAGAGTGGCGAATTGACTGGGAGGGTACACCACAGAGCTTCGCACTCAGCTACCCCTGGATCCTTGCTTTCGAGCCAAACTTCATTGAGCTCCGGAACATGGAGAACGGCGCTGTGCACATTGTCCCTCGTAAGAACATTCGCATGCTTCATAGTAGTACACATGAG ATTCTATTTGCACACGAGGATGATAAGGGAGACGACGTTGTTGAGGCAATCGACTTTTGGAAGAGTAACCGCAAGTCAGAGCTGCTCGGTTCATAA
- the VMA11 gene encoding v-type proton ATPase 16 kDa proteolipid subunit 2 (EggNog:ENOG41): MAESELAPKFAPFIGMAGIAAAMVFGCIGAAYGTAKSGIGIAGVGTFRPDLIMKCLIPVVMSGIIAVYSLVISVLIAEDLDPGKNYSLFSGFLHLGCGIAVGMTGLAAGYCIGVVGDTGVRAYMEQSRIFVGMVLILIFGEVLGLYGLIVALLLNSKSKG; this comes from the exons ATGGCAGAATCAGAGCTCGCCCCCAAATTTGCCCCTTTTATTGGGATG GCCGGAATTGCAGCTGCAATGGTCTTCGGAT GTATTGGTGCTGCTTACGGCACAGCCAAGTCTGGCATCGGCATTGCTGGTGTCGGTACATTTAGACCAGACCTCATCATGAAG TGCCTCATCCCCGTCGTCATGTCCGGTATTATTGCCGTTTACTCGCTTGTTATCTCCGTCCTCATCGCTGAGGATCTCGACCCGGGCAAGAACTACAGCTTGTTTTC TGGTTTTCTGCATCTCGGATGTGGTATTGCAGTCGGCATGACTGGTCTTGCCGCCGGTTACTGCATCGGAGTTGTCGGCGACACTGGCGTTCGTGCTTACATGGAGCAGTCTAGGATCTTTGTTGGCATGGTCCTGATTCTTATCTTCGGCGAAGTTCTTGGTCTCTATGG ACTCATCGTTGCTCTTCTCCTGAACAGCAAGAGCAAGGGTTAA